The following are encoded in a window of Campylobacter concisus ATCC 51562 genomic DNA:
- a CDS encoding AtpZ/AtpI family protein, translating into MAKFKIKDIVAGAEQLSLGVSIVVAILLGTGLGYFVKRATNFTPALWIGFAIGIAAAILNVYKAYKAQIKSLDELKDESRYKGYTKDDDEDD; encoded by the coding sequence ATGGCAAAATTTAAGATAAAAGATATCGTAGCAGGTGCTGAGCAGCTAAGTCTTGGCGTTTCAATCGTAGTTGCGATCTTGCTTGGCACTGGACTAGGGTATTTTGTAAAAAGGGCTACAAATTTTACGCCAGCTCTTTGGATAGGCTTTGCTATTGGCATCGCAGCTGCTATTTTAAATGTCTATAAAGCTTACAAAGCACAGATAAAAAGCTTAGATGAGCTAAAAGATGAAAGCAGATACAAAGGCTACACAAAAGACGATGATGAGGACGATTAG
- a CDS encoding MFS transporter, whose amino-acid sequence MASSFRIIRSMGPLFLGMSLLFIGNGLVIASCSALLKQNGVGELEIGLINTGFFVGALISTITAHRVISTTGHIRAFAIFSAIFAVSAMLHAVNQNLVFWAILRAFLGYCYYALLMVIESWLNAKIPNKIRSRVIAFYEGVFYTSFGLGILILALNLNTFEIFIISAAFIMLSSIPLNLIRINQPQIPERQPINIPKIFGIVPLALVGALIAGLAINGFFSMASLFVLLQGYGTKEASFFMTVAMIGGFLAQVFIGSFSDRYGRRPAILLCSSVALISAVLFLLNGKNLMVEYMLSFFFGAGIFCTYGLSLARANDEITDKTKSVQVARALLFSYSLASLFSPLLMSYAMKIFGAFGFIYVYLVLFAGLILFALTQKTIPQHMRKEYNDRLVARTAGIATIEQNGNFADRKNKK is encoded by the coding sequence ATGGCAAGTAGCTTTAGGATCATCCGCTCGATGGGACCGCTATTTTTGGGCATGAGTTTGCTTTTTATCGGAAATGGCCTAGTCATCGCATCTTGTAGCGCACTTCTTAAGCAAAATGGAGTGGGCGAGCTAGAGATTGGATTAATCAATACAGGCTTTTTTGTGGGTGCGTTAATTAGCACCATTACAGCTCACAGAGTCATCTCAACTACTGGCCACATCAGAGCATTTGCCATCTTTTCAGCCATTTTTGCAGTCTCAGCTATGCTTCATGCGGTAAATCAAAATTTAGTATTTTGGGCGATATTGCGTGCATTTTTGGGATATTGCTACTACGCGCTTTTGATGGTTATAGAAAGCTGGCTAAATGCGAAAATTCCAAACAAAATAAGATCTCGTGTGATAGCCTTTTATGAAGGCGTTTTTTACACGAGTTTTGGACTTGGCATTTTGATCTTGGCGCTTAATCTTAATACCTTTGAAATTTTCATCATAAGTGCAGCTTTTATCATGCTCTCAAGCATTCCATTAAATTTGATCCGTATAAATCAGCCTCAAATCCCAGAGCGTCAGCCCATAAATATCCCAAAAATTTTTGGTATCGTCCCGCTCGCTCTTGTTGGAGCGCTAATTGCGGGCTTAGCAATAAATGGCTTTTTTTCGATGGCAAGCCTTTTTGTCTTGCTTCAAGGATACGGCACAAAAGAGGCGTCATTTTTTATGACGGTTGCGATGATCGGAGGCTTTTTAGCTCAAGTTTTTATCGGTAGTTTCTCTGATAGATATGGCAGAAGGCCAGCTATTTTGCTTTGTAGCAGCGTGGCTTTAATAAGTGCGGTTTTGTTTTTGCTAAATGGCAAAAATTTAATGGTTGAATATATGCTTTCATTCTTTTTTGGGGCTGGAATTTTTTGCACATATGGACTTTCTTTAGCTAGAGCAAATGATGAGATCACAGATAAAACTAAAAGCGTACAAGTCGCACGTGCCTTGCTATTTAGCTACTCTTTGGCTTCGCTTTTCTCACCGCTTCTTATGAGCTATGCGATGAAAATTTTTGGAGCATTTGGCTTTATCTATGTTTATTTGGTGCTTTTTGCTGGGCTTATTTTATTTGCACTAACGCAAAAGACAATACCACAGCACATGAGAAAAGAGTATAACGATAGGCTCGTTGCAAGGACGGCTGGCATAGCTACTATTGAGCAAAATGGAAATTTTGCCGATAGAAAAAATAAAAAGTGA